The following DNA comes from Sulfitobacter pacificus.
CGCTTTGCAATGTCTGGCCTAACTCGGCAGAGGCACCTGAAAGTGGCAATAGCAGCGCGGATTTCTGTGGCCCGCCACTGTTTCGTGATGCACCGCTTGCAGGGAAGGCAACTTGCCCGCAACCTGCCCCAAGGGAGACCAGAGATGCCGCAGAAAGACCCGCCAAAAGCCGCCGTCGTGACGGGCCGGGGGCCGTTCCATATCTTGTTGCGCTGGGGGGCTGGATTGGTTTTGGCATGTGGGATCCTCGTCTCACTGGCAGGCATCCTTGGGGTATGGATGCCGGTAAGTCTGTTTACACGACACTTGAATTTGGCACCAGCCGTGGTGGCGGTTTACGGCAACCTGCGCACCGGTCGCGCTGTGCTTAAGGGCGGATATCAGCTGGACTGGAACAGCCGCGTCAAAGTGTTCCCGCTGCCTCATCTTGCCACCGGCTTTACGCTGGCCGGTGATGACACGCGGGTAGATGGTATTGTGCAGACCGGGGTGCGGGGCATCGCGGTACAAGACGGCAATGGCCGGGCCGGACCGGGGTTGACCCAATTGGTGCCGGGTGCATGGGCATGTGATATGACTGCCCGTCTTCGTGATGTCGGGATGCGCTGGGGCTGGCGTAGGGTTACCGCAACGGGAGAGATAGACACACCTGCGGGGCGCTGCGAAAAGACCCAGCGCGAGATTGCGATGCCACCTCTGATCTTGCGCTTGCGCAGTTTGGGGGAGGATGGGGTGGTGACCCTGACGGGGGCGCAGTCGGCCGAACTGGCACAACTTCGCGTCAGCCGCGCCCGGACGTTGAGCATTCTGCTGCACCCAGCGGCAGCGGAGGTGTTTCCACAATTGCCCCGTGGCGGCCCGATCCGCCTGACGCTGCCGTTCTGATCACCCTGCAAGCGCATTCAACCCCACAATCGGCATCAGGATCGACATCACCAACAGCAGGACGATCCCACCCATCACCAGCAGGACGGCAGGTTCAACCAATGCGACAATCGCCGTCACCGTCGCCTTCAACGATGCCGCCTGATCCCGTGCCGCACGGTCCAGACTATCCCCCAGTTTGCCCCCCGCCTCGCCACTGGCAATCATCGCAACCAACATGGGGGGAAAGACGCCGGCGGCCTCGACCGATTTCGACAGCACCGCACCATCCTGCACGTTCTGTGTGATCTGTGCGACGCGGGCGCGGATATAGCGGTTTGGCACCGTCCCCGCCGCCGCAGCCAATGCGTCGGAAAGAGGGACACCCGATTGCACCAATGTCGCCAAAGTGCCTGAAAACTGCGCCGCATTCAGCCGGAGGGTCAAGGCACCGATCCCCGGTGCGCGGGTCAGCCATCTGTCCCAGCGCAGGCGCATTGCTGGCTGCCGCAAAACCGCCAGCATGCTGACAATGGCCGCTGCCATAATGCCCGCGCTGATCAACCCCCAGCGTTGCAACCAGTCCGACACGGCAATCAATCCACGGGTCAGGGCAGGCAATTCCGCCCCCCGCGCCGTGAACACCCGCACAATATCCGGCACCACAAAAGTCAGCAGCGCCACAATGACACCCAGAGACACCAGTGCCAAAAGGGCAGGGTAGATCAACGCCAGTTGTAAGGTCTGGCGATTGCGGGCGCGGTCCTCGATATGCACGGCGAGATGTTCCAACACCTGTGGCAGCTTACCGGCGCTTTCCCCCGCCCGCACGGAGGCGCGGTAATACTCGTCAAAGCTGCCTGATGCATCCTCAAGGCTTTCGGCAAAACTGCGCCCGTCAATGATTGCGCTGCGCATGTTCAACAAAAGTGAGATATCCCGCGCGCCCTTCATCTGATCCGCGACTATCTTGATCGCATCCTCGATCCGCACCTGCGCACCTGCCAGCGTGGCCAGTTGGCGGGTGACCAGAACCTGTTTTTTCAGCGCCATCCGATGCGGCCTTAGGCCGGTCGCCGCCCCCGCCCGTTGTTGTGTCGCCTCTACCGAGAGCGGCAGCAGCTTGCGTTTGCGCAATTGCGCACGGACGGCGGTTTCATTCGCGGCCTCCAACAAACCCTTGAATTTTTTGCCCGCCGGATCAACCGCACGGTAGAGGAATGCAGGCATCCTAACTGCCCCCTGCCAAACCGTCATCGCGCACCGCGCGGGCAACTTCCTGCACTGTGCTTAACCCGTCACGGATTTTCTGCGCCCCATCTTGCAGGATGCCGGGTGCGGTTTTGCGGGCTTCATTTGTCAGATCGGCCTCTGACGCGCCCTCGTGGATCATTGTCTCAAGCCCGGGGGTCATGGTGATGATCTCGTAAACCGGCACGCGTCCGCGATACCCGGTACCGCCGCATGTGTCACAGCCCTTTACCGCAAACACCTGGGTTCCGACAGGCAATGCACCAGAGAGCAAGGCGGCCTCTGCGGCGCTGACCTGATGGGGCACCCGGCAATCGGGGCACAGTTTGCGCACCAGTCGCTGTGCCATCAATCCGCGCAGCATCGGGGCCAGCAAAAAGCGCTCCACCCCCATATCAATCAAACGCGAAACGGCACCAATGGCTGTGTTTGTGTGCAGGGTCGACATGACAAGATGCCCGGTCATCGCACTTTCTACAGCGATCTTTGCGGTTTCACCGTCGCGGATTTCCCCAACCATAATGACATCCGGGTCTTGCCGCAAAATGGCACGCAGGCCGCGGGCAAAGGTCATCTCGGTCTTGGCATTGACCTGAATCTGCCCCACGCCGTCCATCGAATATTCTATCGGATCCTCAACCGTCAGGATGTTGCGTTGGCGGTCATTCAGCGCATGTAGTGCAGCATAAAGCGAAGTGGTTTTGCCCGATCCGGTAGGGCCGGTCACCAGAACCAGACCTTCCGGGGCCGTGATGATCTGGTTAAAGACGGCGCTGTCACGTTCGCTCATGCCCAGATGGGCGATGCCCAGTTGCGTTTGTCCGCGATCCAGCAGGCGTAGCACCACCCGTTCGCCAAATTGCGATGGCAAGGTAGAGATCCGCACATCCAACTCGTAGCTGCCCACCCGCAAGCTGACACGCCCGTCTTGCGGCAGGCGTTTTTCGGCAATATCCAGCTTGCCCATTACCTTCAGCCGGCTGGACAATTGCGGTGCCAATGCGCGGCGGGGTTCAAGCACTTCGCGCAACACACCGTCGACCCGAAACCGGACCACCAGCCGCTTTTCCTCAACCTCGATATGGATATCTGATGCGCCATCCTTGACCGCTTCCAGCAGCAAGGCGTTGATCAGCCGGACCACGGGGGCGTCGTCCTTCTGATCCAGCAGATCATCCACACTGGCCGCTGTTTCGGCCAAGGCGCTTAGATCATCACTGCCGTCTTCGGCCATGTTGGCCGCTTCTGATGCGCTGTCGCGGTAGGTTGCTGAAAGCGCCTTGTCAAAATCTGCCGCCTCAATCGTTTCAAAACGGATCAGCTGACCGGCGATGCGTTGCGCCTCTATCAAAGCAGGCAAGGCGGCATCCGGTAGATGGCGGCAAATGGGTGCGGCGTCCGGCGTCTCCGCACTGCTCAGCAGCACACCCTGCGCTTTGGCGAAACTATAACCCAGTGCGGCCCCCGTCATCTTGCGTCCTCCAGTGTCATGCGCAGTGTGATCTGGCCCGGTTCCGTCAGGCGTGACATTTCTATTGCCAAGACCCGCACACCATCCCGTGCTTCCAATGACGCGATCCATGCGCTGGCCTCGGCATAGCCGACTTTCGCAACAGTCACCCGCAGCTGCGCGCCTTCGGGATCCAGACGGGCCAGCGGAATACCGGCGGCTTCGGCGCTTTGGGTAATGCGAGGGGCAAGCGGTGTGGCGTCGGCCTGAAGGGCAACGGGGGGCGGGGTGCCAGTGTCGGCCCTGCGGGCAATCTCGATCAGGCTCAGATACCGCGCGATACGGCTGTTTTGCAGGGCGCGGTCCATCGTGATCGGCTGCCAGACGTAGAGCCACGCCCCAAGCACCAGCAGCAGCGTGGCACCGCCTGCAA
Coding sequences within:
- the gspM gene encoding type II secretion system protein GspM, which translates into the protein MKAFAQLTLREQILLAGGATLLLVLGAWLYVWQPITMDRALQNSRIARYLSLIEIARRADTGTPPPVALQADATPLAPRITQSAEAAGIPLARLDPEGAQLRVTVAKVGYAEASAWIASLEARDGVRVLAIEMSRLTEPGQITLRMTLEDAR
- a CDS encoding type II secretion system F family protein, with protein sequence MPAFLYRAVDPAGKKFKGLLEAANETAVRAQLRKRKLLPLSVEATQQRAGAATGLRPHRMALKKQVLVTRQLATLAGAQVRIEDAIKIVADQMKGARDISLLLNMRSAIIDGRSFAESLEDASGSFDEYYRASVRAGESAGKLPQVLEHLAVHIEDRARNRQTLQLALIYPALLALVSLGVIVALLTFVVPDIVRVFTARGAELPALTRGLIAVSDWLQRWGLISAGIMAAAIVSMLAVLRQPAMRLRWDRWLTRAPGIGALTLRLNAAQFSGTLATLVQSGVPLSDALAAAAGTVPNRYIRARVAQITQNVQDGAVLSKSVEAAGVFPPMLVAMIASGEAGGKLGDSLDRAARDQAASLKATVTAIVALVEPAVLLVMGGIVLLLVMSILMPIVGLNALAG
- a CDS encoding GspE/PulE family protein gives rise to the protein MTGAALGYSFAKAQGVLLSSAETPDAAPICRHLPDAALPALIEAQRIAGQLIRFETIEAADFDKALSATYRDSASEAANMAEDGSDDLSALAETAASVDDLLDQKDDAPVVRLINALLLEAVKDGASDIHIEVEEKRLVVRFRVDGVLREVLEPRRALAPQLSSRLKVMGKLDIAEKRLPQDGRVSLRVGSYELDVRISTLPSQFGERVVLRLLDRGQTQLGIAHLGMSERDSAVFNQIITAPEGLVLVTGPTGSGKTTSLYAALHALNDRQRNILTVEDPIEYSMDGVGQIQVNAKTEMTFARGLRAILRQDPDVIMVGEIRDGETAKIAVESAMTGHLVMSTLHTNTAIGAVSRLIDMGVERFLLAPMLRGLMAQRLVRKLCPDCRVPHQVSAAEAALLSGALPVGTQVFAVKGCDTCGGTGYRGRVPVYEIITMTPGLETMIHEGASEADLTNEARKTAPGILQDGAQKIRDGLSTVQEVARAVRDDGLAGGS